The Raphanus sativus cultivar WK10039 chromosome 2, ASM80110v3, whole genome shotgun sequence genome includes a region encoding these proteins:
- the LOC108817934 gene encoding monocopper oxidase-like protein SKS1 — protein MATVSLHFFFFFFSPSLLCFVLLSGVSFAADPFVSYDFKVSYLTASPLGVPQQVIAVNGQFPGPLLNATTNYNVVVRVFNNLDESLLLTWSGIQMRRNSWQDGVLGTNCPIPAGWNFTYQFQVKDQIGSFFYSPSLNFQRASGGFGPVVVNNRNIIPIPFPQPDGEIIFMIGDWYTQDHKALRRILDSGKELGMPDGVLINGKGPYKYNSSVPDGIDYLTAHVEPGKTYRIRVHNVGISTSLNFRIQNHNLLLVETDGHYTSQTNFTDFDIHVGQSYSFLVTMDQNATSDYYIVASARFVNETVWQRVTGVAILHYSNSNGPASGPLPVPKTDVSAPWSAMTQPRAIRQNTSASGARPNPQGSFHYGQINITNTYILRSLPPTTINGSLRATLNGISFVNPRTPVRLADHYKVKGAYKLDFPDRPFDRPPRLDTSLINATYKGFIQVVFQNNDTKMQSFHVDGYTFFVVGMDFGVWSEDKKGSYNNYDAISRSTIEVYPGGWTAGLISLDNVGVWNIRVENLDRWYLGEETYMRIINPEENGQTEMDPPDNVLYCGALGNMQKKQHHSAATSIILNGHLKLMFSMLMALVFIFC, from the exons ATGGCGACGGTCTCtctccacttcttcttcttcttcttctctccttctctcctcTGCTTCGTGCTTCTCTCCGGCGTGTCTTTCGCGGCGGACCCTTTCGTCTCCTACGACTTCAAAGTCTCCTACCTCACAGCTTCCCCTCTCGGCGTTCCTCAACAG GTGATAGCTGTCAATGGGCAGTTTCCAGGGCCTCTGCTTAATGCTACCACCAACTACAATGTTGTTGTTAGAGTCTTCAATAATTTGGATGAGTCTCTTCTCTTGACTTG GTCTGGCATCCAAATGCGGCGTAACTCGTGGCAAGACGGTGTTCTTGGCACAAACTGCCCAATCCCTGCGGGATGGAACTTTACTTACCAGTTTCAAGTCAAGGATCAAATTGGGAGCTTCTTCTACTCTCCCTCCCTCAACTTTCAGAGAGCCTCTGGTGGTTTTGGTCCTGTTGTGGTTAATAACAGGAACATTATTCCTATCCCTTTCCCTCAGCCTGACGGCGAGATCATCTTCATGATTGGCGATTGGTACACTCAGGACCATAAA GCACTAAGGAGAATACTTGACTCTGGGAAAGAACTTGGGATGCCGGATGGAGTCCTCATCAATGGGAAGGGTCCTTACAAGTACAACAGTAGTGTGCCTGATGGAATTGATTACTTGACCGCTCATGTTGAACCAG GGAAGACATACAGAATCCGTGTTCACAATGTTGGGATCTCTACAAGCCTGAACTTCAGGATTCAGAACCACAACTTGCTTCTGGTGGAAACCGACGGTCACTACACCTCACAGACAAACTTCACCGATTTCGATATTCACGTAGGACAGTCGTATTCGTTCTTGGTGACCATGGACCAAAACGCCACAAGTGACTACTACATTGTGGCAAGTGCTAGATTTGTGAATGAAACCGTGTGGCAAAGAGTCACTGGTGTCGCCATTCTCCATTACTCTAACTCCAATGGCCCTGCTTCTGGTCCTCTACCTGTTCCAAAAACAGATGTTTCTGCTCCGTGGTCAGCAATGACCCAGCCAAGGGCCATTAG GCAAAACACATCTGCTAGTGGAGCTCGTCCGAATCCTCAGGGATCATTTCACTACGGTCAAATAAACATCACCAACACATACATCTTGAGAAGTTTGCCTCCAACAACGATCAACGGGTCACTTCGTGCTACGCTTAACGGGATTTCGTTTGTGAATCCAAGAACTCCAGTGAGGCTTGCGGATCACTATAAAGTGAAAGGAGCTTATAAGCTGGATTTTCCTGACAGGCCTTTTGATAGACCTCCTCGTTTGGACACATCTTTGATCAACGCAACGTACAAGGGCTTTATACAAGTTGTTTTCCAGAACAATGACACCAAGATGCAGAGCTTCCATGTTGATGGCTATACATTTTTCGTCGTTGG GATGGATTTTGGTGTTTGGTCTGAAGACAAAAAGGGTTCATATAACAACTACGATGCCATCTCAAGAAGCACAATAGAG GTTTACCCAGGGGGATGGACGGCTGGACTTATCTCCCTTGATAATGTGGGAGTGTGGAACATCAGAGTAGAGAATCTTGACAGATGGTATCTTGGTGAAGAAACTTACATGCGGATCATAAACCCTGAAGAGAATGGCCAGACAGAGATGGATCCCCCTGACAATGTCCTTTACTGTGGTGCTCTTGGGAACATGCAGAA GAAGCAACACCATTCAGCTGCaacatctattatattaaatggACACTTGAAGCTAATGTTTAGCATGCTAATGGCATTGGTTTTCATCTTTTGTTGA
- the LOC108841514 gene encoding pectinesterase inhibitor 4-like codes for MLRLVILSLTLIALINSSNIPCTTATPPAKYQNYKTYVKTACNSTTYPTMCYSSLSSYSSTIKSDPIKLCITSLNINLKSAKKASSVVSSLLKKAKSTSSPEVPILKDCLEEMKDTVDELKQATAEMKNLSGGGISKEEHLRNVKTWVSSALTDESTCTDELEEGEVNADTKKKVKKTVSELSWTTSNTLALMTNYLGY; via the coding sequence ATGTTGCGTCTAGTCATACTCTCTCTAACTCTCATTGCTCTCATTAACTCATCAAACATCCCATGTACAACAGCTACCCCACCAGCCAAATACCAAAACTACAAAACATATGTAAAAACAGCATGCAACTCAACAACATACCCTACAATGTGCTACAGCTCATTGTCCTCCTACTCTTCAACCATCAAATCCGACCCAATCAAACTCTGCATAACATCGCTCAACATCAACCTCAAATCCGCCAAAAAAGCCTCGTCCGTCGTCTCTAGCCTTCTCAAAAAGGCCAAATCCACTTCCAGCCCTGAGGTTCCAATCCTCAAGGACTGCTTGGAGGAGATGAAGGACACTGTCGACGAGCTCAAGCAAGCGACAGCCGAGATGAAGAACCTCAGCGGAGGAGGAATCTCAAAGGAGGAGCATCTAAGGAACGTGAAAACGTGGGTGAGTTCGGCGTTGACAGACGAGAGCACGTGCACGGATGagttagaggaaggagaagtgaATGCGGACAcgaagaagaaggtgaagaagacTGTTTCTGAGCTTTCATGGACTACAAGCAATACTTTGGCCCTGATGACTAATTACCTAGGTTACTGA
- the LOC108841334 gene encoding pectinesterase inhibitor 4-like codes for MLRFVILSLALIALINSSNIPRTTATPPGIAPNDKTFVQTACDSTPYPTMCYKTLSPYSSTIKSDPIKLCLTSLSANLKSAKTVSSIASSLLKKVASTHDVPNKFKDCLKQMKDTAEGLKHVIAGIMNSKNTKAEMKRMLDTWASSAGSTCMDKFKEVKLNAEIKKLKQAVSELSMTTTNTLALITRYLRF; via the coding sequence ATGTTGCGTTTCGTGATACTCTCCCTAGCTCTCATTGCTCTCATCAACTCATCAAACATCCCGAGAACAACAGCAACCCCACCAGGCATAGCCCCAAACGACAAAACGTTCGTTCAAACCGCATGTGACTCAACACCATACCCTACAATGTGCTACAAGACATTGTCCCCCTACTCTTCAACCATCAAATCCGACCCCATCAAACTCTGCTTAACATCGCTCAGCGCCAACCTCAAATCCGCCAAAACTGTCTCGTCCATCGCCTCTAGCCTTCTCAAAAAGGTAGCCTCCACCCATGACGTTCCGAATAAATTCAAGGACTGCCTGAAGCAGATGAAGGATACCGCCGAGGGGCTCAAGCACGTGATCGCCGGAATCATGAACAGTAAAAATACAAAAGCGGAGATGAAAAGGATGTTGGATACGTGGGCAAGCTCGGCAGGGTCCACGTGTATGGACAAGTTCAAGGAAGTGAAACTGAATGCGGAGATAAAGAAGCTGAAGCAGGCTGTATCTGAGCTTTCAATGACTACAACCAATACTTTGGCCCTTATCACCAGGTACCTACGTTTTTGa